The nucleotide window TCCTCCCTAGTCCCCTTGAAGATATGAAGCTTCAAGTGAGCAATGCAAAGTGCCTCCTTGAAGTTTGCTTcatttcttttgttatatttactAGCAAGAAATGTAAAAATGTGTTTCTCTTGAAATGGTAGTGTGTTGTTAACAAAACATGCATTCTTTTCTCACTGTGGTGTTACCTTAAAAAGTGCTCTTGCCGTTCTCCCCCACTCTCAGAAGTGCCTGTTATATTTATCCATGATGTGATAATTTTAATTGGTTCCAATTTTGACATAAGAAGGCCAATAAATCAAAGTCATTCTGCAATAGCAAAACCAGTGGAGGAATCTTAGAGGAGGAATCCCTTTCCTTGTGGCACATTTTTTCCATTCCCTCCTGCCTTCGTGGGAGTAGGTTAGGAGGAAATCTGGCAGAGAATATTGCAAGAGGTTTCTTTAGTATAAATTAGCCTTCACCAACATACCTGTGGAAGTGGACTGGGCTGTTTTCCTCATCCATTCGTAAGAGCTGTGTCTTGGACTGTGAGGAGAGATTTGCTCTGTGTTAATTGTATCTACAGGAGGCAAAGCCCCTGATCCCCCAGGATTCAGGGAGCTGTAATTGCCAGAAGTGTAGGAGATCTGCCCAGGAGATGATCCGCTCATGGGTGTGGGGGTCGCTGTGCTGGATGGTCCAGGTCCATGATAAGCATTCCAGTCCTCCCTTTGCAGGCCGTAGGGTGGGCCCCAGCTCCCAGCCGGCTGTCCACGGTTGTCTGTAGTACTTTGCACCTGATGGTATCCCATGTAATCGCTATAAGGTGTTGTGGAGGCGAAGTTTTGCACTGGCAGGTTGTGACTGTTGCACCTTAAAGATCCTGGATACATGCTGGCTTCTTTTTCCAAAAGATAACTCACATACATGATGCTCATCCCCTGGCTTTGTCCTGCCCCGGcatcctgctctgctcctttgaTCTGGCgccccctcctctttctctcactctctcttctCCAGCCCCAACTGGCCCCGCCAATGACTCATGCTAGTCCTGAGGTCTCTTCACTACACATGATTCACAGCTGCCTGGCCAGGTGCTGGGCTCACAGTTTGTGAAGGTGGCGCCTCATGCCCCAGATAACTGGTGGCTCCCCAAGGACATTTGCATCCCAATGAAGGGCCGGCCGTCCCAGCAGCCTCCCCACCTTGCTGCCCCTTTGGGGTGTTTCCTTTCTCATAGGCCCTTCCGTTATGGCCTGGCCCAGCCCTTTCCAAAGCATTCCTTCATAGCAGTCGTGGATTCCACACAAACTAGCAAAGCACTGAAATGTTTCAGGAGTCAGTTCTGCGAAGAGCCTTCTGGCATGTTGAATACTGCCAGTTTTATTGGGGCAGAGAGCTTTGTGGAGCAAAGTCAACCCCGCTCCCACTCGAGCCACAATAAAATTATTAATGTGCTGCAAGAGGCTTTACTGTTGTATCAGTGAAAGGGTCGTTCCTTTCCTTCATAGGCCTCTGTATACTGGAGATTTACATGAGCAGCAGGCTCTTATAGGAAAGCTGAAGATGCAGATTTTTAGATATATTTGCTTAAAATAAGGGggtcccccccccaatcaggaGCCTTCTCTGCTCAGTTAGAAGAGCATTTGATATTTAAAATAATTCCATCAGAAGAGTTAAAGGCACCTTAATATGATTTTGGGAACCAGGATTACACAGTTAACATTACCCATTGTGGTAAAGATATTGTACACGACTGACGGTAATGAAGACTGACAGTGATGAAGTCAGTGTTAAATGATTTTGGAGAATGTGGGCCATTCCAGTAGCTTCATCTCACAGGTATTTTTCTGTGGGTGTGGTGGAGAATCAGAGCAAGATTTTAGCAACCCCTCTTGGAAATGTTCAATATTAAATTGCCAAGATATCAATGCAACAGAGCTGCacctttttaaaagcaaagagatttgcaccttgggggggggggacaccatttAATAGTCAACAGTTCAGTTCAGatatcatttgtttatttattttacttcatttctaccctgcctttctccccaacgggggagggttttttcattttatcctctcaacaaccctgtgaggtcggttaggctgaTAGTGTGTGACTGATCtacggtcacccagcaagctctca belongs to Eublepharis macularius isolate TG4126 chromosome 13, MPM_Emac_v1.0, whole genome shotgun sequence and includes:
- the LOC129341327 gene encoding homeobox protein CDX-1-like codes for the protein MYVSYLLEKEASMYPGSLRCNSHNLPVQNFASTTPYSDYMGYHQVQSTTDNRGQPAGSWGPPYGLQREDWNAYHGPGPSSTATPTPMSGSSPGQISYTSGNYSSLNPGGSGALPPVDTINTEQISPHSPRHSSYEWMRKTAQSTSTGKTRTREKYRVVYTDHQRLELEKEFHYNRYITIRRKSELAANLRLSERQVKIWFQNRRAKERKLMKKKMTNFDGGSLSSIHSDSGSMSPVPIPDPQTHSEMAGPLFPPPPPLPPLPMNGLQHNGNIQQVVASP